GATATACTGGACATATCCCCACCTGCCTCATGTATATAAAGCATAAAGGACATTAATCATTGGATATTTATTCAAGGAGTCACACtccttgtgtgtgttcacataatCAAttaagattattctgattcttaTTTGGACTacttgtatttccattttatgctggTCTacgttatacttctactgcactaAACATCAGAGGCATATATTAAAGGTTTTACTCcaccacatttatttgacatctatAAATACTTGATTAGAAAATATCAGACAAATCAACTAAATTCTGTGcagcagaaatatatatttgttgttttccaaTTCTGTATACTATCACCACCAGATTGAGAACCATTACATAGAATAAACGACTCATTGGTATACAAAGTTGTGATAATTGTCTGCACGTTGTCAAATACCATTAAAGTAATAACATAACATCAtaacaattatataatatacataacgATATACAATTCTGTCAAAGGGCCATTCTGCACAAATAGTACTgacttttgatacttaaagtacttCTTTCTGATAATTACCTGCTTCTGAAGGCTTTACTTGAATACAATTTTCAATGCAggatttttactttaaattgaGTGAAATATTGCCGCATACCGGTATATATGCACCAATAATATCCCTCTCACAGGGAAGATTGTGGTATTTCCGGTATTACCCTATTTCATTTTGTCTAACTTGACGAAGCTGTTGCTCCTTCCTGTAGAAAAAATAACGTCACTTCCggggacctttttttttttaatctattaaCGTCATGTTTTGAAATAACTGCTCGTATTTCAGGTATTGTTGGTCTCTATCGTAGCCTATCGATGTATGTATTATAACAActttttaattacaaaatagGTCATGAACAGATAAATGCCACAGTTCCCTACTGGTAATTCTTCTGGACATACACACTCCATGCTGTAGATGTCTCCAGAATCAGCTCCACACAGAAACCATCGAAGAAAAAATAACCAGGAAATGTTACACTTCAGCATGAGGAATTACCACTGTTTTCCTGAGAGAAGTTGATGGAGCTGCCAGAAACAAACAGGTGTGATTTACCGTTCTTATAATTACCCCTAAATGCTGGATTGTCTTTGGTGGTGGAGCAGTATTGTcttgtgtttcctcttgttCAACATAAACTGCAGTCCCAGCAGATGTGAATCAGTCTTGGATCTTGCTCTTGTGTTAAGTAGAATGGAAACTGTGATCAACTGTTTCAAGAAGAGCCCAGATGCTGTGGCCAGGCTCATATGTTTCCCCTGGGCAGGTGGAGGGTCCATACACTATGCACGCTGGGGAAAAGTTCTCAACAGCTCCACAGAAGGTAAGAGCTGTGTATCAGTGCTGCTGCACTTTGCACTGTTTATCTGTACTGTTTGCTCTATATTCACAATTTATCAGATGATTGTAGATACAGCTAATGTAGTTTTATTtctgcaataaaaataaattctggggacttattttttatttgaatttccTTGGAAAGCACTTTActgaaaagtgctctataactattattattattattattattattattattattattattattattattaatattagaattattatctttgtcattatttaaaacctctgaaaacacactgagggAGAACCCTCATTTTCAATGTTGCAAACAAACCTTAGAAACCTTGGAAGTGTCTCAGCTGTATTAATGAGGTCAGCTTAAAGTTTTGTTTAAGTATGTTCCATGTGGGGCACAGTAGcgcaaacagaacagaacagaacatttcTTACTTCCTAAATGTCTGGCACCAGAAAAGGGGGGagtttttgtaaaataactttCTAAATGAATAAGAACAAATGCTGATCGTTCCTCCTACAAGTTCTAATATGATTCTATTCCTACTTGAAATGCTTTAAcactttttttgtaattttctcAGTGTTTGCTGTCAAACTTCCAGGCAGAGAGAGTCGAACCAAAGAGCCTTTCTTTCAGAACATGCAGCAGATTGTGGACGAGGTTATTGGTGTGTTGTTACCGGTGCTGAAAGAGAAGCCGTTTGCTCTGTTTGGACACAGGTATGATAACAGCAGGGGCTTTATAAGTTACAACATATCTGTCATGACAACCTGCCTtgcctttttttattccaccacttacaacttcctctctgttaACGTCTGCACTATCCTGATCTCTTTTTAGTTTTGGTGCCTTCACCAGTTTCGCTGTAGCAGATGCTTTGAAGAGACTGCACAACCTCGAACCAGTTCACATCTTCCTGTCTGGCGCCTCTGCACCTTATGTGAGTTCATGTAttacatttaactgtatttaGCCAAGATTGTCCACTCGGTATCAAGATATGTATCCAAAGAGGCTTGGAGTATCTGCAAACGCTGTGGATAAAGTGTACTAATGTCCAGATTTCAGTTTGTATTTGAAAGCGTCTTCCCCCTGTAGACCTGTCTAACTCATCCTCACAGATTCTAACTGCTTGCAGATACTGGCACCGTAACAAAGAAGGCTTGTAATTAACCTACACAGTATCACATCTTAACCACAGGCCCCGtcatattttaatttccaaGGCTTTTCTTGTTCAAAATAAGAAATAGATTtcttaaatatattaaaattaatcagaGACCAAATAACTAAACCTGCATTTTAAGACTGCAAATTTGCtcgatgtaaaaacaaaataataataataataataattttagtAAAGTAAATCAATTAGTCCTTTTTTAGTTCACAGGTAATTTCAAAATTGTCtaccttaaaataaataactttgatAATATACAGACGTTCTCTGTAAACTGAGAAAGAAGTACAAGTGAACCACAGTGTGCAGGATTTCTTTTTATTCAGAGGGAAGATTCTTACTGGATGAAGGTCTACGGACCGAAACATCTGGCTCCTTCTATATTTACAACTGTATACACTTATAGTTAAGACTATTTAATAGAAGGCAAAGGTTGCTGTTGATGATGAACCgttaatattttgtcttttagtCAGAGACGCGTATCAAAGCTCCAAAGAGAAGCGACTTATCTGATGAGGATTTTCTCAAGTGGTTGATTTCGATTGGAGGAACTCCTCCTGAGCTGCTGGCAAACCCTGAGGTGCTGAAGCTCTTCCTTCCTGCCCTGAAGGCCGACCTGCACGTTGTGGAGAACTACAGGTGGGCTGACATCTTTGTTACTAATCTGtatttaaacattcattttaaGGCGTGATATTAtaggcaaaaacattgttttttcatgcactggtcaattctGAGAGATTAGGATCATTTtgttccataacatgtcttctttcagacgaGTGGGGAAAAGCATCATTCCTGTctgtattctgaaggtttttacagaagGCTTTGttcatttagatttagattagaTTCTATGACTAAATCCATGGCCAAAATGGATTTTCctttatggctgttgacagtattttctcatttatggagtgatacaaagagataccAATAATTCACACTGTGAAAAGCTTTTGACACAATAATTTTgatccaatgttcacatttctgctctggaaatgtatgcaaataagCAGATCTTTAATAAGATAAGGCCCAAATGTCAGACATATaacttataaaatatttatcttaCTGTAAGTAATCAAGTGGGGAATATCTATTAGTTAACATCTTTCCATATTCAATGTTTGTAGTAAGTGGAGTTGCTGATTTCCCTGCAGGTGTAACAAGCCAGACAGTCCGTTGCTCTCCTGCTCAGTCACGTGTTTTGATGGAAAGGAGGACATTCCTCATGACCTACAAGGTCAGTCCTCACGTGTCCTGCAGTAATGCTTGATCACACTCGCTCACCTGATTATAGACAGGCTTTGGTCTCAGCATTTTAGAGATACAAGTTGGCAGCTTGATTTGCTTTTATCTGACAAGCATACATTTGTGATGTGCTATGTATAGCACGTTCTTTATTGTGTAactttgtattgtgtttttactcTGCACTTTTTTGCTATtgtgctttctttgttttgacctGACAAGGGACTACAGATGTGAATTAAAACTCTAATCTGATACggtgaaatgttttaaaactgttcatggtccctttttttaatttcaataaataaattcaatatcTATGAGCACTAGCCTGCTGTGAAGAAATCTTCTGGGAAAAGCTAATATTGCGCCAAAATGCATATTAGACAAAAGGCACATGTGttaataaacagacatgctGTTAGTACAGTGTTGTACGTGCTGAATGACTCGGTGTACATTCACTTGTATTGaattatattcatgtattttatcAACAGCTTGGAAAAGCATCACATCAGGAGATTTCACCGTCAGGATGTTCGATGGATCTCATTTTTACCTGAAGGATTCTGGGAATGAAAAGATAATATTAGACTACGTCACAAAGCAGGTGGAAACATCAGAAATGGACTATGTATAATGAAATCACTGTATAATTTATCTAatgactgtttgttttttactaatTCATTGTAATGAAAATTAATTCTGAAATCTAGTATTGTgtcacaaatgtaatttaactgTCTGCTGGATATTAAAGTCATTCATACAACTTGATTGTTGATCTTTCACTATTATGGCTGCACCTAAcaatcatttttattgttttgcggAATAGAAAATAGTTAGAAGATATTGATAGCAAATGGCCATCACAAGTTCATATTGCTGAAGGTGACACCTTTTTTAATTACCTTATTTTCATGTGTTAGGTATTTTGCACATTAAAAAGTTAACATCTGTTGGATGTAAGGCTCATTTTTATCAGCAGtcataatatttataaaaaagaacaGCAGCccattgtttgcatttattttttcaagataaacaaattaatcaattatcaaagtaGACGTGGATTCATTTTCTGAATAAATATCTCACTTAAACACAGTGTAACTAACTCCACAAATGATATAatctattttcattttatttctaaattcaTATTCTAATGCATGCAGTTCAAAACAGTCAAAGTGTTCTTTGTTGGAGGAACGTATAATATACAGAATGTGTCTGTTTGGAATGATGGAGATGTCCACACAATAGCAAACTTCATttgtgaataaatataatatgtctTTATCATACAAGTGACATTTTCACATTAGTCTTATTCTTcaagtttaatatttaatctcACGAACTGTTCTGTACGGAAGCCATGGTTCAAACATTATATAAACCATGTTTTTCCCGCGATAACAAGTTTTCTTGAGAGCTGTAATTAATTATGTCATTATCTCAAGAAAGTTTTCTGATCTCGTGAAATAGAATCCTGTATCTcgggaaaacaaaatgtgtcatttcGAGATGATGACAAATAACTTGTGATTTTGGGAAAACAATCAAATGAACTCGTTATCGCGGGAAAACGGaggaaatacaatatttgaaCCATGACTCTTTAGTTCTGAGACAAATCAgaaatcacaaaaagaaaatgatattaagattaaagagttttaattattttcatgtcTCTCACTTGTCATTAACTTTATAAATAACACAATTCATAAATATCTACATTCTTGAGAAAGGTTTCTGCGTCACATTCAGGGATGAGATACTCCATAAGGACTGATTTACACTCTTTGACTGGTGTACTATGAACCAGAGGAGAAAACATGACAATGTTCAACATGTGCTGGTAAATAGCATGCCACTGTGCATACAGGATCTCTCGCTTTACTTGCAGCGTCCCCGTTGCTCAGTGAAGGGTGAAGTGGAGCAACAAGAGAAGCTGAAGAGAAGGGCACAAAGGTTGTGGGACTGTGAATGTTTTGCCTAGAGACTCAGGAGTAAGATTAAGCAATggcaaggaaaagaaaacattcccAAGTCAATATTAGAGTAGTAGACAGGGCAAAGTCTGAGGACAGGTTCGGTGTCTTCTGCAGCCAGGTTAAAGGGGGAAGAGTGAGGGGTGGGGGCTGCTACATGTGGCCACCGTCTCTgtgtggtgggggtgggggtgggggtggaggtgGCGGAGGCGGCAGCTCGTCCAGCTGCTGCGTGTCAGCCTGCATGAAGGAGTCGGTGGAGCGAGTGCTGATGCGGAGAGGGGCCAGGCGGCGCAGGTCGCTGGGCGTGTACGGCAGCATCACCTGGGCCCGCTGCGAAGGAGCCACCATGCTGCTGTCGAGCTCGGCCTCCGCCAGCCACGGAGGGATCTGCATCGGGGCCATGGGGTCCAGCTCCGGCATAAAAGCTGGATTCTCTATTCCAGCTGGACCAGAGACATAAAGTGAATTAATGCTGACAGAGTTGGGGGTTGGAAAGTACACTACCTCAGGTACTTAGGTAGAAGTTTGAGGTAATATACGcgagtatttacattttttgccactttctacttttactccactaaatGTATCTGACAGCTGGAGTTAGGCGTTACTTTTCTGATTAAGATTTAACATTAAATAGAATACATTTAAGATTAAATCAGTGGTTACCAACCTTTTGGCTTGTCCTCTACTATAAACTGTGTGACTTTTCAGCAAAGAGATTTCCCCTAAACTTctcaaatattttcatttaaataactgtttgaGGGTTAAAAAGGGtaaacctttcaagaaaagaaaactcttGGAAAGAGAATTTAAAGATTATTTGTGCAGCAGAactttattttatcttcttGTTTGACCATTTCCTAGGTTTGGAACCACCAGACTAAAATTcctaaatgtaaatgaagtaGTTAAAACTACTTCCACATTCCACAACATCAATCACAGGGGTATTTTACTCCAGAAcgaatactttaagtacattttgctgataatatttCTGTACTTAAGTAGGTTTGACTGACGGACTTTTACATGTAATGGATTATTCCTAGAAGTTGTATTGGTGCTCTTAATCAAGTAAAGGATCGGAGGTCTTCGTCCACCACAGGTTAAAGATAAGTGGACAAGACGGTGGGTTTATTTTACCTCCTGCTCTGTAGGTCACCCTCATGGGGAATAAACCGCCTGATGCTTCATAGCCAGAGGCGTTGTCTCCCTCCGAGAACTCAAAAtctagaaagaaaataaacagttttcaaAAAAGGGCTTTCATTAAGCACTTGGACATTTCAGGGCTCAGGTAAagtttttaaaactgaaacacAGATACAAACCTTCATCACCAGAATTGTAGCTTTTACTTTTGTCCAATGATTTTCCATTTGGCATCTGCAGGTGGTAGAGtagtcagtttattattattacatcttAAAAGTCACAAAATGTGAAATGCAAAGCCATGATACACATGTTTTGACTGTTGGGGGTATTATTTGCAACCTTTGGCACTCGTGCTGATCTTTGGTACACTATCAAAGTGATACTATCTCCAATATCTTACTTTGATCAATATAATCATGTTTTCCTGCAAAAATCTAGTTTTGATTTAGCAAAAGAATCCACGATTCACACAAGACTAGGTCAAATATAAAAGTGTGATAAACTATGAATTTAAGTTTAATTTAAGGTACTGCCGATTCAGAATTGATGATTACAAATCTGGCAAAATATTTGATGACAGCTTGTGTTGACAGTTTTTATACTTAGTGCTATGAAcatatgttttgttattaacaacaacaatatcCAGACCATTTTTGCAATTGCGTAAAATCTCatgtatattataaaaatgACCTTCTGCTGCTGGTCTTTCTTAGTGTGCTTGGTTATCGTCTTTGGTGGAGCAACGCCCATCTTTGTAGACTTAAAGGACTCCAAACGACTCCTCATGGTCCTCTGGAAGATCTCCTGCACCTCATTTTCATCTTGGTTGACGTCGAAATGGCTCCGGCTGTATCTGTGCCGGTGCTGCTCACCAGAAAACAAGAGGCGCAAATTGTAAATTGTCAAAATTTAAATTTGAGAGAACGTTTTTGATAAGACAGAGAGGGCAAGAAGACAGCCTGTAACTCGTTTCTCATGCAGAAGGTTTATCATAAGTTTCAGACGATGTTTTTAAAGGGACACAATTTTGCACAAAAAGTTCAGGTTACTTGTCAGGAGGACTTTCAgcttcattacattacattacatgtgaactaactacagggacagtccttgctcaggggcacaatggtgacagCCCCAGGgacagatggttgtgagttcaataccagtattgaactcacaaccatctggtgttgtatttgaaaGCCGTATTTATTATTCTATCATTATCCTTAAGTTAACAAAAAACCCAGATTATGACGGGCAGGGTTTGAAGGGAAATGGGTTATTAGGAGGCAAGTGACATGAAGCTATTGTGTTGCATTTTGGGGAATGAAGGCTACACCGTTTCTGGGGCTAGTGGGGACTGAACATCAGGA
This region of Cottoperca gobio chromosome 11, fCotGob3.1, whole genome shotgun sequence genomic DNA includes:
- the olah gene encoding S-acyl fatty acid synthase thioesterase, medium chain isoform X1, giving the protein MELPETNRMETVINCFKKSPDAVARLICFPWAGGGSIHYARWGKVLNSSTEVFAVKLPGRESRTKEPFFQNMQQIVDEVIGVLLPVLKEKPFALFGHSFGAFTSFAVADALKRLHNLEPVHIFLSGASAPYSETRIKAPKRSDLSDEDFLKWLISIGGTPPELLANPEVLKLFLPALKADLHVVENYRCNKPDSPLLSCSVTCFDGKEDIPHDLQAWKSITSGDFTVRMFDGSHFYLKDSGNEKIILDYVTKQVETSEMDYV
- the olah gene encoding S-acyl fatty acid synthase thioesterase, medium chain isoform X2 yields the protein MELPETNRMETVINCFKKSPDAVARLICFPWAGGGSIHYARWGKVLNSSTEVFAVKLPGRESRTKEPFFQNMQQIVDEVIGVLLPVLKEKPFALFGHSFGAFTSFAVADALKRLHNLEPVHIFLSGASAPYSETRIKAPKRSDLSDEDFLKWLISIGGTPPELLANPEVLKLFLPALKADLHVVENYSLEKHHIRRFHRQDVRWISFLPEGFWE